DNA sequence from the Limibacillus sp. genome:
AGACCGACCTCGCCCAGAAAACCCTGGCGAACCTCTTGCGGCGCCTGGCCGAAGCCTGACCTTACCAAGACTCCCTTGCGCCGCCCTGCGGCGCGGACCTCTAGGAATCCGAGGGTTCGTAAGCTTGAAAGGGCCGTCTGGCGGCGGATGCAGTCTGCAGCGAACTCGTCTCTGCACAAAATTCCCTGATAACCGGGAAATACAGGGAATTTCCTGATTTTCAGCCTATTACTGACTCTGCAGCCCTATCTAAAGCACTGATCTTGATCATGTTTTTTGCGAACTTCCCTAGAAACTCGAACAGGGAATTTTTTTCGAAGAACAAGGAAATCATTTGTCGTTGCAGGGAAATCTGCTCGCTTATCAAGGAATAGTATGAGTTCAAAGCCTCAGCGAATGATGGGTGATACTGGTGCTAATAAACCAGCATGCCGCAGAATGGGATTGAGTGGTTAGGAAAGAAAGTCATGGTCGACACCGATCTCTGCTACATGCCCGCACGCGAACTCGCCAGGCACATTGCGGCAAAGGAGCTGTCGCCAGTTGAGGTTGTGCAGAACAGCCTAGAGCGCATCGAGGCAGTTAACCCCAGTCTGAACTGTTTTTGCTTCACCTACCCTGAAGAAGCGCTTCATCAGGCGAAAGCGGCCGAAGATGCTGTGACCCGAGGTGAGGCACTAGGCGCCCTCCATGGCGTGCCGGTCGCGATCAAGGATTTCACTCCAACTAAGGGCAAGACAACCACGCGCGGCAGCGTGGTCTACAAGGACTGGGTGCCGGATCACGATGCGCGGATCGTGACGGACCTAAAGGCCGCGGGCGCGATCCTGGTCGGCAAGACGACAACACCGGAGTTTGCTCATTCAGGATTCACCCACAGCCCGCTTTGGGGGGTAACGCGAAATCCCTGGAACACGGACCGCACACCGGGCGGATCGTCAGGCGGGTCGGGTGCGGCGGTTGCAGCGGGCTGCGTCCCGCTTGCAGAAGGCTCAGACATGGGCGGCTCCGTGCGCATTCCCGCCGCCCTCTGCGGCATCGTCGGCCTCAAGCCTTCGCTTGGGCGAATCCCCATGACGGTGCTGCCGACCGTCTTCGACAACATTAGCCATTTCGGGCCGCTGGCGCGGACCATAGACGACGCAGCGCTGTTTTTGGCCTGCACCCAAGGTCCCTACGAGCGCGATATCATGTCTCTGCAGACCCCGCTACAGATACCGAATCAGATTCCCTCGGACCTTTTCGACCTGCGGATCGCGCTTGATATGGACCTCGGCTTCTATGCAGTAGATCAAGAGGTCGCGAACAATGTTCTAGCCACGGTGGAGGCTCTTCGTGCCGCTGGCGCCACGGTGGAGGAAGTCGATCTCAGGTGGACCAGAGAGGTCCTAGATGTCTGGTCTGAAAATTGGTGCGTCTGCCTTGCAGCGATGTTCGGCCAGCATCTCGACGATCAACGCGCCGACCTCGACCCAACCGTCGTTCAGATGTTCGAGCGTGCCAAAGACATTGACGCTATTAGCCTGAAGCGTTTCGAGTTCGTGCGGACAGAACAATGGATGAGGCTTTGTGATGTTTTCGAAAATTTCGATGCTTTGATCTGCCCTACCTGCCCAATCCCGGCACCACAGGCTGAATTGACCGATGATGATATTTGGGCTGAGTCGGAAACCGGAAAAATCACCGCATCCGACATGACCGCCGTCTTCAATAACATTGCGCAGTGCCCCGCGCTCTCGGTGCCGTCAGGCTGGACGAAAGAAGGTTTGCCGACTGCAATCCAGATCATAGGTCACCGCTTCGACGATCTTGGCGTCTTGCGTATCGGTGCAGCTGTGGAAAAATTGCGCCCTTGGGCCCACAGACGCCCACAGATCTGAACATCCAGCCCTTGGCGGGCTGAAGCTGCAGTGAAGCCACGATACGACGCCACGCCCACATGTGGGTGTGTCTCAATCCAGACCCTCGTTTGCAGCCAAGGGGTCAATTCGGCTGCGGATGCAAGATGGGAAATGATACTACTCTTGGCACGGCACCCCAAAGACGGCAGGAGTCGCGGGCCAGATCCAAAGAGATCAACGCCCAAAGAATCCTGCAGATAATTCTAATTGAAGCTTCGGAGTCCAATCATTCACGGCAAACCCAGCAATGCGGGAGAGGTGCGCCTCACAGCGAACTTCCTCCGCTTCGAACCACCGGAATTCTCAACGGCGCGCCTGTTAGAAGAGGCAAAGCGGCTGTTTGGCGTTGCGGGAAGTTTGGAACCCTTGGAAGGGGAACGCGATCAGAACCATCTTCTGACGACAGAGGATGGCGCTCGTTTCGTGCTCAAAGTCTCCGCCGCATCCGAAGACCCGGGCGTCGTCGATTTTCAGATCGAAGCACTTGAGCACCTTGAGCGTGTCGCTCCTGATTTGCCGGCTCCCCGCGTGAC
Encoded proteins:
- a CDS encoding amidase → MVDTDLCYMPARELARHIAAKELSPVEVVQNSLERIEAVNPSLNCFCFTYPEEALHQAKAAEDAVTRGEALGALHGVPVAIKDFTPTKGKTTTRGSVVYKDWVPDHDARIVTDLKAAGAILVGKTTTPEFAHSGFTHSPLWGVTRNPWNTDRTPGGSSGGSGAAVAAGCVPLAEGSDMGGSVRIPAALCGIVGLKPSLGRIPMTVLPTVFDNISHFGPLARTIDDAALFLACTQGPYERDIMSLQTPLQIPNQIPSDLFDLRIALDMDLGFYAVDQEVANNVLATVEALRAAGATVEEVDLRWTREVLDVWSENWCVCLAAMFGQHLDDQRADLDPTVVQMFERAKDIDAISLKRFEFVRTEQWMRLCDVFENFDALICPTCPIPAPQAELTDDDIWAESETGKITASDMTAVFNNIAQCPALSVPSGWTKEGLPTAIQIIGHRFDDLGVLRIGAAVEKLRPWAHRRPQI